One Candidatus Binataceae bacterium genomic region harbors:
- a CDS encoding amidase, with protein sequence MLNPYIEAWELRELVLKKEVRPREVAEFFIARTESLNPRLGALMTITPERALADAERLERLGDGERRRSLMFGVPYSIKDLNWTKDIRTTMGSRNYENYFAPADEEIVVRMRNAGGILLGKTTTPEFGARPTTEGGLCPPARNPWNLEHTAGGSSGGAGSALAAGLGCLAQGSDGGGSIRIPSACCGVVGLKPSRGRVTMAPAFGEAWAGFATSGPMARSVRDVALFLDVLAGHVVGDPYWTPDPVAAFRTAVDIPPRHLRIAVLPRSAITRGDSESEAMLASAAKVFEELGHTVEAVYSDPGARLKDCVMSLITAGIGSVPVEKPELMDPVVRFAWEVGRKMSAHEYITTAAQMHNTAREIVQELSAYDAILSPTLGRPAAKLGTMPSSPERYLDELPEWVAYTFAFNATGQPAFSLPNGFNQAGLPIGLQIVGRQADEVTIIGLARQFEEARPWKDKHPPID encoded by the coding sequence ATGCTCAATCCGTACATCGAGGCCTGGGAACTGCGCGAGCTGGTGCTCAAGAAAGAGGTGCGACCACGCGAGGTCGCCGAGTTTTTCATCGCTCGCACCGAGAGCCTTAATCCAAGGCTAGGCGCACTCATGACGATTACCCCAGAGCGCGCTCTCGCGGATGCCGAACGATTGGAAAGGCTCGGCGACGGGGAACGACGGCGTAGTCTCATGTTCGGGGTTCCGTACTCGATAAAGGACTTGAACTGGACCAAAGACATCCGAACGACGATGGGTTCCCGCAACTACGAGAACTATTTTGCCCCGGCTGACGAAGAGATCGTCGTACGGATGCGCAACGCGGGCGGTATTCTGCTCGGCAAGACCACCACACCGGAATTTGGCGCGCGGCCCACCACCGAGGGCGGGTTGTGTCCTCCGGCTCGCAACCCCTGGAACCTGGAACATACGGCGGGTGGATCGAGTGGCGGTGCGGGCAGCGCGCTTGCGGCCGGGCTCGGATGCCTTGCACAAGGCAGCGACGGCGGAGGTTCCATTAGGATTCCCTCAGCCTGTTGCGGCGTAGTCGGCCTAAAGCCTTCGCGTGGACGGGTAACGATGGCGCCTGCCTTCGGTGAAGCTTGGGCGGGGTTTGCCACTTCGGGACCGATGGCTCGTTCGGTTCGCGATGTCGCTCTCTTCCTCGATGTGCTTGCCGGGCACGTGGTTGGCGATCCCTACTGGACGCCAGACCCGGTCGCCGCGTTCCGGACCGCGGTGGATATTCCGCCCCGTCACTTGCGAATAGCGGTTCTCCCCAGGAGCGCGATCACGCGCGGCGATTCGGAATCCGAAGCCATGCTCGCATCGGCGGCCAAGGTGTTCGAGGAACTAGGACATACGGTGGAGGCGGTCTACAGCGACCCTGGGGCGCGACTGAAGGACTGCGTGATGTCGCTCATCACTGCAGGAATCGGCTCGGTTCCGGTCGAAAAACCCGAATTGATGGATCCGGTGGTTCGTTTTGCGTGGGAGGTCGGCCGTAAGATGAGCGCCCACGAGTACATCACGACCGCCGCGCAAATGCACAACACCGCTCGCGAAATCGTGCAGGAGCTCTCCGCCTACGATGCGATCCTTTCCCCGACGCTGGGTCGTCCGGCCGCGAAATTGGGCACCATGCCATCGTCACCCGAACGATACCTCGACGAACTCCCGGAGTGGGTCGCGTACACGTTTGCATTCAACGCGACCGGGCAGCCCGCCTTCTCGCTGCCCAATGGCTTCAACCAAGCGGGTCTGCCGATCGGGCTGCAGATCGTGGGACGGCAGGCCGATGAGGTGACCATTATCGGTTTGGCGCGCCAGTTCGAGGAGGCACGCCCATGGAAAGACAAGCATCCGCCAATTGATTAA
- a CDS encoding DUF444 family protein translates to MATSETIFREYRPSDAERSDRSAGDRLRHRQKVRESIRENIADIIAEESIIGKDRDRVIKVPLRGIKEYRFVYGDNSGGASQGDGDSRPGQVVGKTGKEGPGKGDDMAGDRPGVDYYETDVTLEELIEIMFEDLELPNLERRALREIQSDYSTKRKGYRHVGIRVRLDKRRTAKQRVMRKLARDRRVNGNGAADGDLAEPAEPPAEDDAPGLSALQPDAGAGLRKRRFPFHHDDLRYKHIEVDTREESNAAVMCIMDTSGSMDTMKKYLARSFFFLLYQFIATRYRNVEIVFIAHHTEASEVTEEEFFHKGESGGTFISSGYVKALEIIHQRYHPSLWNVYAFHCSDGDNFDSDNPTALKAGEELAEICNLFGYGEIKPLGSRYYESSMLNVFRRIQAPNFHTVLIERKEDIWPSFKAFLAKDRIKE, encoded by the coding sequence TTGGCCACCAGCGAAACGATCTTCCGGGAATATCGACCCTCTGACGCGGAACGCTCGGACCGTTCGGCGGGCGACCGATTGCGCCATCGTCAGAAGGTCCGCGAATCGATCCGTGAAAACATCGCCGACATCATCGCCGAAGAATCGATCATCGGTAAAGACAGGGACCGCGTAATCAAAGTTCCCCTGCGGGGCATTAAAGAGTATCGCTTCGTCTACGGTGACAACTCCGGGGGTGCATCGCAGGGCGACGGCGATTCGCGGCCTGGACAGGTGGTCGGGAAGACCGGCAAGGAAGGCCCCGGCAAGGGCGATGACATGGCCGGTGATCGGCCCGGCGTCGACTACTACGAGACCGACGTCACCCTCGAGGAACTCATCGAGATTATGTTCGAGGACCTCGAGCTGCCCAACCTCGAACGGCGCGCGCTGCGCGAAATCCAGTCGGACTATTCGACCAAACGCAAGGGCTACCGCCATGTCGGGATCCGGGTGCGGCTGGACAAGCGCCGCACCGCCAAGCAGCGCGTGATGCGGAAGCTGGCACGCGACCGGCGCGTGAATGGAAACGGCGCGGCTGATGGCGATCTTGCCGAGCCTGCCGAACCACCCGCCGAGGACGACGCGCCGGGATTGTCGGCGCTGCAACCAGATGCTGGAGCGGGATTGCGCAAGCGGCGCTTCCCGTTCCATCACGACGACCTGCGGTACAAGCATATTGAAGTCGACACCCGCGAAGAGTCCAACGCGGCGGTCATGTGCATCATGGATACTTCGGGGTCGATGGACACGATGAAGAAATACCTGGCGCGCAGTTTTTTCTTCCTGCTCTACCAGTTCATCGCGACGCGCTACCGCAACGTGGAGATTGTATTCATCGCCCATCACACTGAAGCGAGCGAGGTTACGGAAGAGGAATTTTTTCACAAGGGCGAGTCCGGCGGAACCTTCATCTCCTCCGGGTATGTAAAGGCGCTCGAGATCATTCATCAGCGCTACCATCCGTCGCTGTGGAACGTCTATGCGTTTCATTGCTCGGACGGTGACAATTTCGACTCCGACAACCCTACCGCGCTGAAGGCAGGCGAGGAGCTTGCGGAGATCTGCAACTTGTTCGGCTACGGCGAGATCAAACCGCTGGGTTCGCGCTACTATGAAAGCTCGATGCTGAATGTATTTAGGCGGATTCAGGCGCCGAATTTCCACACCGTGCTGATCGAGCGCAAGGAAGACATCTGGCCCTCCTTCAAGGCGTTTCTAGCCAAGGATCGCATCAAAGAATGA
- a CDS encoding SpoVR family protein, whose product MSDLSLDAPIKVSAYDLEDLIEWDRRIREKVDEFGLDCFPQEFEICDHNQMLGYMAYNGMPSHYPHWSYGKAYEKLKTLYDHGVTGVPYEMVINSSPAIAYLMRDNTLLLQILTIAHVYGHNDFNKNNFTFKSTRAELTVETFKAHALRVRRYVEDPSIGMEKVERVLDAAHSLQFQCRRNLAIRKLSPEEQIERAVENAQPRSDPFQKIHARQQRVEPDLRKVPTEPDEDVLLFIRDHNPYLADWEKDLLTMVDEEAKFFIAMMETKIMNEGWATYWHKKILESLNLEQGLHLEFIVRHNQVARPIPGQLNPYHLGLRIWEDVYRRWSEPTAEEIKRDGAPTKPAREKLFEIREVERDASFLRRYLTEDLLRDMDIFQYEARGEDYVVSKVADDEGWREVKETLIKNVGTSSIPVIKVEDADFGQNRTLYLKHYHDGRDLHLEYAEKTIAYLQRLWAREVVIETTLEGKKSLLCCNDRGFSVRALK is encoded by the coding sequence ATGAGCGACTTATCGCTTGATGCTCCCATTAAGGTGTCCGCCTACGACCTCGAAGACCTGATCGAGTGGGATCGGCGAATTCGTGAGAAGGTCGACGAATTCGGACTGGATTGCTTTCCCCAGGAATTCGAAATCTGCGACCACAACCAGATGCTCGGGTACATGGCCTACAACGGCATGCCCTCGCACTACCCGCATTGGTCCTACGGCAAGGCCTACGAGAAGCTCAAGACGCTCTACGACCACGGGGTCACGGGCGTACCGTACGAGATGGTCATCAACTCGAGTCCCGCGATCGCTTACCTGATGCGCGATAACACCCTGCTGCTCCAGATTCTCACCATCGCGCACGTCTACGGACACAACGACTTCAACAAGAACAATTTCACTTTCAAATCGACGCGCGCGGAACTCACCGTCGAAACCTTCAAAGCGCACGCGTTGCGCGTTCGCCGTTACGTGGAAGACCCGTCGATAGGTATGGAAAAGGTGGAGCGGGTCCTGGATGCCGCGCACTCGCTCCAGTTTCAGTGCCGGCGCAACCTCGCGATTCGCAAGTTGAGCCCCGAAGAACAGATCGAGCGCGCCGTCGAAAATGCCCAACCGCGCAGCGATCCGTTCCAGAAGATCCACGCGCGCCAGCAGCGAGTCGAACCCGACCTGCGTAAAGTACCCACCGAGCCCGACGAGGACGTCCTGCTCTTCATTCGCGATCACAATCCGTATCTGGCGGATTGGGAAAAAGACCTGCTCACCATGGTCGACGAAGAGGCTAAGTTCTTCATCGCGATGATGGAGACCAAAATCATGAACGAAGGCTGGGCGACCTACTGGCACAAAAAGATCCTGGAGTCGCTCAACCTCGAACAGGGGCTGCATCTCGAATTCATCGTCCGCCACAACCAGGTCGCACGTCCGATTCCCGGCCAGCTGAATCCCTACCATCTCGGCCTGAGAATCTGGGAAGACGTCTATCGCCGGTGGAGCGAACCCACCGCCGAGGAAATCAAGCGCGATGGCGCGCCGACTAAGCCGGCGCGTGAAAAGCTTTTCGAAATCCGCGAAGTCGAGCGCGATGCGTCGTTTCTGCGCCGCTATCTCACCGAGGATCTGCTGCGCGACATGGATATCTTCCAATACGAGGCGCGTGGCGAGGACTACGTGGTCTCCAAGGTCGCGGACGACGAAGGATGGCGCGAGGTCAAGGAGACCTTGATCAAAAACGTCGGCACCAGTTCGATCCCGGTAATCAAGGTCGAAGACGCGGATTTCGGACAAAATCGCACGCTATACCTGAAGCACTATCACGATGGACGCGACTTGCATCTTGAGTACGCGGAGAAAACCATCGCGTATCTGCAGCGCTTGTGGGCACGCGAAGTCGTCATCGAGACGACGCTGGAAGGCAAGAAATCGCTGCTGTGCTGCAACGATCGGGGCTTTTCCGTCCGCGCCCTGAAGTAA
- a CDS encoding alpha-E domain-containing protein: MLRRIANHLFWAARNLERAEWRARLVNVNYHLLVESPPQNPQAWAPLLAITGEREVFEERYTSADETSVLTFYTFDDENPSSIRSCIRAARESARALRHRISSELWLELNTLYLDSLSWSPATLEASGIYAFFTELGGRFYRIAGITSDTLTRDPGYDFFMIGKMLERTESVARLLDVKYHFLLPHVEDLGGSVDLLQWAALLRSASALEAYRRVYGNAIEVERVVEMLLFDESFPRSARFAMNRLGASLQRIAALSANGTHQLSEARALASAKLANLLSSSCVTDVIGGGLHEYLLQIEDECTNIGEVLSADYLRFE; encoded by the coding sequence ATGTTACGACGAATCGCCAACCACCTGTTCTGGGCCGCGCGTAACCTCGAACGCGCGGAGTGGCGCGCCCGGCTGGTCAACGTCAACTACCATTTGCTGGTTGAGAGTCCACCCCAGAACCCGCAAGCGTGGGCTCCGCTGCTGGCCATCACCGGGGAACGCGAGGTCTTCGAGGAGCGCTACACCAGCGCCGATGAAACCTCGGTTCTGACCTTCTACACCTTCGATGACGAGAACCCGTCCTCGATCCGTAGTTGTATCCGCGCGGCGCGCGAAAGCGCGCGTGCGCTGCGGCATCGGATCTCCTCGGAATTGTGGCTCGAGCTGAACACTCTGTATCTCGACTCGCTGAGTTGGTCGCCCGCGACCCTTGAAGCCTCGGGTATATACGCGTTTTTTACGGAGCTCGGCGGGCGCTTCTATCGTATCGCCGGCATCACTTCCGACACGCTCACCCGCGACCCCGGCTATGACTTCTTCATGATCGGGAAAATGCTGGAACGGACCGAAAGCGTGGCGCGCCTGCTTGATGTGAAATACCACTTCCTGCTGCCACACGTGGAAGACCTCGGCGGATCGGTGGACCTGCTCCAGTGGGCGGCGCTGCTCAGAAGCGCTTCCGCGTTGGAAGCCTATCGCCGCGTCTACGGCAACGCCATCGAGGTCGAGCGTGTGGTGGAAATGCTTCTTTTCGATGAGTCATTTCCGCGCTCGGCGCGATTTGCGATGAACCGGCTGGGAGCCTCGCTGCAGAGGATCGCCGCTCTATCTGCGAATGGAACTCACCAACTTTCGGAGGCGCGAGCCCTGGCCAGTGCCAAGTTGGCCAATCTCCTTAGTTCGAGTTGCGTTACAGACGTAATTGGCGGTGGGCTGCACGAATATCTTCTACAAATTGAAGACGAATGCACGAATATCGGCGAGGTGCTTTCCGCCGATTACCTGCGGTTCGAGTAA
- a CDS encoding MBL fold metallo-hydrolase: MAETPPSLQIGSFKVAFLTDGLWRNDGGCMFGVVPRELWKREHPPDDLNRVRLNLTCPLILRGGEAIVVDTGIGNRLDSVERKIFSHDDGWLPDHLRALGLELGDITGVIVSHLHFDHCGGLVRRKESGRLEAAFPRAKIFLQKGELEIAENPRNERLHAAYRHAKEIIAPNRRRIEAIDGSLEIIPGVYATPTGGHTRDHQVARVVDGASCFVHLADIVPTRAHLRGPWNQAYDLDALTTMEQKSRYLSLAVSDRTWVSFAHDDAVFAARVNNDRGKLVLGEKVLVPEHLREVS; the protein is encoded by the coding sequence ATGGCTGAGACTCCGCCATCGCTCCAGATCGGTTCATTCAAGGTGGCCTTTCTGACCGATGGGCTCTGGCGCAACGACGGCGGATGCATGTTCGGCGTAGTGCCGCGTGAACTCTGGAAGCGTGAGCATCCGCCCGACGACTTGAATCGCGTCCGGCTGAACCTGACTTGTCCGCTAATCCTGCGCGGCGGCGAAGCGATCGTGGTCGACACCGGGATCGGCAATCGCCTTGACTCGGTAGAACGCAAGATTTTCAGCCATGACGATGGATGGCTTCCCGACCACCTGCGGGCACTCGGGCTGGAACTCGGCGACATCACCGGGGTGATCGTATCGCACCTTCACTTCGACCACTGCGGCGGTCTGGTGCGTAGGAAGGAATCGGGAAGGCTCGAAGCTGCATTTCCGCGGGCGAAGATCTTTCTGCAGAAGGGCGAGCTGGAGATCGCCGAGAATCCTCGCAACGAACGCCTGCATGCCGCCTATCGCCACGCCAAGGAAATCATCGCGCCCAACCGGCGCCGCATCGAAGCCATCGACGGATCCCTGGAAATCATTCCGGGGGTTTATGCGACCCCAACGGGTGGCCATACCAGAGATCATCAGGTAGCCCGGGTTGTCGACGGTGCTTCGTGCTTTGTCCACCTGGCCGACATCGTGCCGACGCGCGCTCATCTCCGAGGCCCTTGGAATCAGGCTTACGACCTCGATGCCCTCACCACCATGGAACAGAAGTCACGGTACCTTTCGCTGGCGGTTAGCGATCGCACCTGGGTTTCCTTCGCCCATGATGACGCGGTCTTTGCGGCACGGGTGAACAATGACCGGGGTAAACTCGTTTTGGGCGAGAAGGTGCTGGTTCCGGAGCACCTCCGCGAGGTCTCCTGA
- a CDS encoding transglutaminase family protein, whose protein sequence is MRFKTIHTTRFSYDLPAYESHNQLRLKPLTSERQRLLQFRLSSDPPASVLEYEDGFGNTVHSVSVYPSHQELSIVVESLVDRLPEPQSQFPRVRFFEYLTDDDSRSREQYDFLHASRYVPFSERLRKFFWATRPDQREDVAQYVRRTVGYIRDQFHYEKGATSVHSNLDEILSAGCGVCQDFAHLTIGVLRLAGVPARYVSGYLAPEPVQNRKEPVNEMASHAWVEALLPNAGWVGFDPTHRGRVTERHIRVAMGRDYADVPPLRGVYRSAGKRQSMTVELRIDETENETELSAQVQQQSQQQQ, encoded by the coding sequence ATGCGTTTCAAGACTATCCATACCACCCGATTCAGCTATGACCTGCCGGCCTACGAGTCGCACAACCAGCTTCGCCTCAAGCCGCTCACCAGCGAGCGTCAGCGTTTGCTCCAGTTCCGCCTGAGCAGCGACCCTCCGGCGTCGGTGCTCGAGTACGAAGACGGATTCGGTAACACCGTCCATTCGGTTTCGGTTTATCCTTCCCACCAGGAGCTCTCCATCGTCGTCGAGTCGCTCGTCGATCGCCTGCCCGAACCGCAAAGCCAATTTCCGCGCGTGCGCTTTTTCGAATATCTCACCGACGATGATTCTCGTAGCCGAGAGCAATATGATTTTCTGCACGCCAGCCGCTATGTACCGTTCAGCGAAAGATTGCGGAAATTCTTCTGGGCGACGCGACCCGACCAGCGCGAGGATGTTGCCCAGTACGTAAGACGCACGGTTGGTTACATCCGCGATCAATTCCACTATGAAAAAGGTGCCACCAGCGTGCACTCGAACCTGGACGAAATCCTGAGCGCAGGGTGCGGCGTGTGCCAGGACTTTGCGCATCTGACCATCGGCGTGCTCCGGCTGGCGGGCGTGCCCGCGCGCTACGTCTCCGGCTACTTGGCACCGGAACCGGTGCAGAACCGCAAGGAGCCGGTCAACGAAATGGCGAGCCATGCCTGGGTCGAGGCGTTGTTGCCGAACGCGGGCTGGGTCGGTTTTGATCCGACCCATCGCGGCCGCGTTACCGAGCGCCATATCCGGGTCGCGATGGGGCGTGACTACGCCGACGTGCCCCCGCTGCGCGGCGTGTACCGAAGCGCCGGCAAACGTCAGAGCATGACCGTCGAACTGCGCATCGACGAAACCGAAAACGAGACCGAGCTCAGCGCCCAGGTTCAGCAACAAAGCCAGCAGCAGCAGTGA
- a CDS encoding P1 family peptidase produces the protein MKSQPNRRKPRARDLGISLEGHPGRNNAITDVGGVVVGHVTIVRGQGRLVVGRGPVRTGVTAILPRGSRDASPLFAGYFSLNGNGEMTGTAWIEESGLLSSPIMVTNTHSVGVVRDAVIQWQIKGKRRLQPWSLPVVAETWDGYLNDTDGFHVKPHHAWQALEAARGGLVAEGNVGGGTGMIGYGWKGGIGTASRKLARKEGGYTLGVLVQLNCGRAQELMVAGVAVGKHLRPAVVGGDRDLGSIIIIAATDAPLLPHQLKRVARRLSMGLARTGSVSGNGSGDLFLAFSTAKLAYARGTGAVTHAWMLDNWRMDPLFAAAVHATEEAIVNALVAGETMVGIDGHRIPGIGHDELREVMRQYQRLGQPQLTAAAGFVAEPGR, from the coding sequence ATGAAATCTCAACCAAATCGGCGAAAACCTCGAGCCCGTGACCTCGGGATCTCTTTGGAGGGTCATCCGGGGCGTAACAACGCGATTACCGACGTCGGGGGTGTCGTGGTGGGGCATGTCACTATCGTTCGGGGGCAGGGAAGGCTGGTGGTGGGCCGCGGCCCGGTGCGTACCGGTGTAACCGCGATCCTGCCACGCGGTTCCCGCGACGCGTCACCGCTGTTTGCCGGTTACTTTTCGCTCAATGGAAACGGTGAGATGACGGGAACTGCGTGGATCGAGGAATCCGGCCTGCTCTCGTCACCGATCATGGTCACTAACACTCATAGCGTGGGTGTCGTGCGCGACGCGGTCATCCAATGGCAGATCAAAGGCAAGCGCCGGCTGCAGCCCTGGTCGTTACCGGTAGTAGCGGAAACCTGGGATGGCTACCTGAACGACACCGACGGGTTTCATGTCAAGCCGCACCATGCATGGCAAGCACTCGAGGCAGCGCGGGGCGGATTAGTCGCGGAGGGAAATGTCGGGGGCGGCACCGGCATGATCGGCTATGGATGGAAAGGCGGAATTGGAACCGCGTCGCGAAAGCTGGCGCGCAAAGAGGGCGGCTACACGCTCGGCGTGCTGGTTCAGCTCAACTGCGGGCGGGCGCAGGAGTTGATGGTCGCCGGCGTCGCGGTCGGAAAGCATCTGCGTCCCGCGGTCGTTGGTGGCGATCGCGACCTGGGATCGATAATCATCATCGCGGCCACCGACGCGCCGCTGTTGCCGCATCAGCTGAAACGAGTCGCACGGCGTCTGTCGATGGGGTTGGCGCGCACCGGCAGCGTGTCGGGCAACGGTTCAGGCGATCTCTTTCTCGCCTTCAGCACGGCGAAACTTGCGTACGCGCGCGGGACCGGCGCTGTGACCCATGCCTGGATGCTCGACAACTGGCGAATGGATCCATTATTTGCTGCGGCCGTGCACGCGACCGAAGAGGCCATCGTGAACGCGCTGGTAGCGGGCGAAACCATGGTGGGCATTGACGGGCACCGGATTCCCGGGATCGGTCATGACGAGCTGCGCGAGGTGATGCGCCAGTATCAGCGGCTGGGTCAGCCGCAGCTCACTGCTGCTGCTGGCTTTGTTGCTGAACCTGGGCGCTGA
- a CDS encoding protease inhibitor I42 family protein, whose amino-acid sequence MRLRVGCSALFLSALVASAGFFAFAQAPPQTVDISDPQAGGTVMVFAGDTVQVRLHSTPGTGYAWKVTQVNNAILALQAAPVFVPPPPGIPGAEGHTVFNFRAAAPGSSTLQLAYAGPTEKGATPARTFSIGISVRPASERPLPQP is encoded by the coding sequence ATGCGGCTCAGAGTTGGATGCTCCGCGCTCTTTTTGTCCGCGCTCGTCGCGTCGGCCGGGTTCTTCGCATTCGCACAGGCGCCTCCACAAACCGTGGACATTAGCGACCCGCAGGCCGGGGGCACGGTGATGGTGTTCGCGGGCGATACGGTCCAGGTGCGACTCCATTCAACGCCCGGAACCGGGTATGCCTGGAAAGTCACCCAGGTCAACAATGCAATCCTCGCCCTTCAGGCGGCGCCCGTTTTTGTCCCGCCACCACCGGGCATTCCCGGCGCCGAAGGGCACACGGTCTTCAACTTCCGGGCGGCAGCGCCGGGAAGTTCAACCTTGCAACTCGCCTACGCTGGACCAACAGAAAAGGGAGCCACGCCGGCACGAACCTTCAGCATTGGCATCAGCGTGCGGCCAGCCAGCGAGCGGCCGTTACCACAGCCCTGA
- a CDS encoding circularly permuted type 2 ATP-grasp protein yields the protein MVEGNAVHIDGIAFAHSTRRDAQIMRSRIGMTQGALQMSRPMLVKPAYSPLPGTYDETFEAELIPRAACEPIVASLLSASPERINELRARADRMFLTMGVTFNVYGDNAGAERIFPFDLVPRVIDANTWKDLEAGLAQRVRALNAFVADIYGEGKILRDEVVPRDLVCGSSQYRRAAIGIKPPNGVFVTVAGIDLVRDHEGRFMVLEDNVRTPSGVSYVLENRQVMTRLMPDLVRKCGVRSVENYPSDLLASLHEIAPPTVARPTAALLTPGPYNSAFFEHVFLSQQMGIELVEGQDLVCVDHKLFMKTVSGLQQVHVLYRRIDDDFLDPLVFRSDSLLGVAGITDAMRAGTVTVANGIGTGVADDKAVFAYTPAMIRYYLAEEPLLPIVETHLLRDADVRKRVIHDLDQFVIKPTGASGGYGVLIGPKATYRELAQMRDAIEKDPAAFIAQPMVQLSAHPTFVGQGSNVALVPRHVDLRPFVLLGSKARVLPGGLTRVALREGSLIVNSSQGGGSKDTWVVDA from the coding sequence GTGGTTGAAGGCAACGCGGTCCATATAGATGGCATCGCGTTTGCTCATTCCACGCGGCGCGATGCGCAGATAATGCGCAGCCGCATCGGTATGACGCAGGGTGCCCTTCAGATGAGCAGGCCTATGCTGGTTAAGCCAGCATATAGTCCCCTGCCAGGTACGTATGACGAAACGTTCGAAGCCGAGCTGATTCCCCGTGCGGCCTGCGAGCCAATCGTCGCCAGCCTGCTATCCGCGTCTCCCGAGCGCATCAACGAACTCCGCGCCCGCGCCGACCGGATGTTCCTCACGATGGGGGTCACCTTTAACGTCTATGGCGATAATGCGGGCGCGGAACGGATTTTCCCGTTTGATCTGGTGCCGCGGGTCATAGACGCAAACACGTGGAAAGACCTGGAAGCCGGACTAGCTCAGCGCGTCCGCGCTCTGAACGCGTTCGTTGCCGACATCTATGGCGAAGGGAAAATTCTTCGGGATGAGGTGGTGCCGCGCGACCTGGTTTGCGGCTCGTCTCAATATCGTCGCGCCGCGATCGGCATCAAGCCCCCGAACGGGGTTTTCGTCACGGTGGCTGGAATCGATCTGGTGCGGGATCACGAGGGCCGCTTCATGGTGCTCGAGGACAACGTGCGCACCCCTTCCGGTGTCTCCTACGTATTGGAAAACCGCCAGGTCATGACCCGGCTGATGCCGGACCTGGTTCGCAAGTGCGGTGTCAGGAGCGTGGAAAACTATCCCTCCGATCTGCTCGCATCGCTGCACGAAATCGCGCCCCCCACCGTCGCCCGCCCCACGGCAGCTCTCCTCACCCCCGGTCCTTATAACTCGGCGTTTTTCGAACACGTGTTCTTGTCGCAGCAAATGGGGATCGAGCTGGTCGAAGGGCAGGACCTGGTGTGCGTCGACCACAAGCTGTTCATGAAAACCGTCTCAGGCCTCCAGCAGGTACATGTCTTATATCGGCGGATCGATGACGACTTTCTTGATCCCCTGGTCTTTCGTTCGGACTCGCTGTTGGGCGTCGCCGGCATCACCGATGCTATGCGCGCGGGCACGGTAACGGTCGCCAACGGGATCGGAACGGGTGTTGCGGATGACAAGGCGGTGTTCGCCTATACGCCCGCAATGATTCGCTACTATCTCGCGGAGGAACCGCTGCTTCCGATAGTCGAGACCCACTTGCTGCGCGATGCCGACGTGCGCAAGAGAGTCATTCACGATTTGGATCAGTTCGTCATCAAGCCGACCGGCGCATCGGGTGGCTACGGGGTTCTGATCGGACCGAAGGCTACTTATCGCGAGCTGGCGCAAATGCGCGACGCGATCGAAAAGGATCCGGCCGCCTTCATCGCCCAGCCGATGGTGCAACTTTCAGCCCATCCGACGTTCGTCGGGCAGGGCTCCAACGTGGCCTTGGTGCCGCGTCACGTGGACCTCCGCCCGTTCGTGCTACTGGGATCGAAAGCACGGGTGCTACCAGGCGGTCTGACCCGGGTAGCGCTGCGCGAGGGTTCCCTGATCGTGAATTCGTCGCAAGGCGGCGGCAGCAAAGATACCTGGGTTGTCGACGCCTGA